One genomic region from Mauremys reevesii isolate NIE-2019 linkage group 7, ASM1616193v1, whole genome shotgun sequence encodes:
- the CUZD1 gene encoding CUB and zona pellucida-like domain-containing protein 1 isoform X1, translating to MLQSKREIEASGQTTTEYTISPPPGNTTQGERTTYGDQCGGFLSNPSGSFSSPYYLGNGLITQCVWQIQIEYNRIVLVFSYVSLNCFQEFIEIYDGPLYASPLLGKICNGSNLSYVSSSNTLTVLLRRDSYNSEYGFSAYYNSLFPELPPSSASGTTVPPGNTTQGERTTYGDQCGGFLSNPSGSFSSPYYPGNGLITQCVWQIQIEYNRIVLVFSYVSLNCFQEFIEIYDGPLYASPLLGKICNGSNLSYVSSSNTLTVLLRRDSYNSEYGFSAYYTSLFSELPPSSASGTTVPPGNTTQGERTTYALPSTPQTTINSINGSCGGYLSTASGSFSSPFFPENYPVNVQCVWRIEVKNNYYIRLIFKHLELEVSYNCAYDFVEVYDGPLNTSPLGRICDGSNYTFTSSSNTMTVLFSSDFSYTRSGFSAYYDSFPEKNNDTALACSGQYMLAVINRSYLQSLGYNAWDVYLNDSSCGPQQITETYVIFNIPFNGCGTIRQVKNNTIMYSNVIRTSPSGYIITRKSNFQFHVTCTMNQDTMVEIMYVAKGDTDISEAQHGRYDVNISFYESSNFSNPVYNSPYYVDLNQDLFLQATLYSSDSNLVMFTDTCVASPYSDGFTNLTYVLIRNGCVRDSTYSSYYSPMGYIVRFKFNAFKFLNRHATIYLQCKIVVCRAYDYSSRCYQGCLARRKRDTSPYQEKLDVVVGPVQRKKETNEDRKADPHKREFLEKDDVRSPFVLATLLLAGVVLVLIGALLRSKLRRRTEYQVL from the exons ATGCTGCAGAGCAAGAGAGAAATAGAAG CCTCTGGACAAACCACTACAGAGTACACTATAAGTC CTCCACCTGGAAATACAACACAGGGAGAACGTACTACGTATG GAGATCAGTGTGGTGGCTTCCTCTCAAATCCATCTGGGTCGTTTTCTAGCCCGTATTACCTTGGAAACGGTCTCATCACACAGTGTGTCTGGCAAATACAAATAGAATACAATCGCATAGTACTAGTCTTCTCTTATGTCAG TTTGAACTGCTTTCAGGAATTTATTGAAATCTATGATGGACCCCTCTATGCATCCCCCTTACTTGGGAAAATCTGTAATGGGTCAAATCTCAGCTATGTATCATCTTCAAACACACTGACAGTTCTATTACGCAGAGACTCCTATAACTCGGAATATGGGTTTTCTGCTTATTATAACTCTCTGTTCCCAG AGCTTCCTCCATCTAGTGCATCGGGGACAACAg TTCCACCTGGAAATACAACACAGGGAGAACGTACTACGTATG GAGATCAGTGTGGTGGCTTCCTCTCAAATCCATCTGGGTCGTTTTCTAGCCCATATTACCCTGGAAACGGTCTCATCACACAGTGTGTCTGGCAAATACAAATAGAATACAATCGCATAGTACTAGTCTTCTCTTATGTCAG TTTGAACTGCTTTCAGGAATTTATTGAAATCTATGATGGACCCCTGTATGCATCCCCCTTACTTGGGAAAATCTGTAATGGGTCAAATCTCAGCTATGTATCATCTTCAAACACACTGACAGTTCTATTACGCAGAGACTCCTATAACTCGGAATATGGGTTTTCTGCTTATTATACCTCTCTGTTCTCAG AGCTTCCTCCATCTAGTGCATCGGGGACAACAg TTCCACCTGGAAATACAACACAGGGAGAACGTACTACGTATG CTCTTCCAAGTACTCCACAGACCACTATAAATT caataaATGGCTCGTGTGGTGGCTACCTTTCCACCGCTTCTGGATCATTCTCTAGTCCATTCTTTCCTGAAAACTATCCAGTGAATGTACAATGTGTCTGGAGAATAGAAGTCAAGAACAATTATTATATCAGACTCATCTTTAAGCATCTTGA GCTAGAAGTTTCATATAATTGTGCTTATGACTTTGTTGAAGTCTATGATGGTCCTCTGAATACATCTCCTCTTGGGAGGATTTGTGATGGTTCAAATTACACATTTACATCATCTTCAAATACAATGACTGTTCTGTTTTCAAGTGACTTTAGTTATACAAGAAGTGGATTCAGTGCTTACTATGATTCATTTCCAGAAAAGAACAATGATACAG CGCTGGCATGTTCTGGACAATATATGCTTGCAGTCATTAACAGAAGCTATCTGCAGTCATTGGGCTACAATGCTTGGGATGTTTATCTGAATGACTCCTCCTGTGGGCCACAACAGATCACGGAAACCTATGTTATATTCAACATACCTTTTAATGGATGTGGTACAATAAGACAG GTGAAAAATAACACTATCATGTATTCCAATGTAATCAGAACATCTCCTTCTGGTTATATTATCACAAGGAAAAGCAACTTTCAGTTTCACGTTACCTGCACAATGAACCAGGACACAATGGTAGAAATAATGTATGTTGCCAAAGGTGATACTGACATAAGTGAAGCCCAGCATGGCAGATATGACGTgaatatttcattttatgaatCATCAAATTTCTCAAATCCAGTTTACAATTCCCCATACTATGTTGACCTAAACCAGGATTTATTCCTTCAAGCCACTCTCTACAGTTCCGATTCAAACCTGGTGATGTTTACCGATACATGCGTGGCATCTCCATATTCTGATGGCTTCACAAACCTGACTTATGTTTTAATCAGGAATGG ATGTGTAAGAGATTCCACCTACAGCTCATACTATTCACCAATGGGATACATTGTTCGTTTCAAATTCAATGCCTTCAAGTTTCTCAACAGACATGCTACCATTTACTTGCAGTGCAAGATAGTTGTATGCAGGGCATATGATTATTCTTCTCGATGCTATCAGGGATGTTTAGCGAGGCGCAAGAGGGATACAAGTCCTTACCAGGAAAAACTAGATGTTGTTGTGGGGCCAGTCCAGCGTAAAAAAGAAACCAATGAGGACAGAAAAGCTG ACCCACACAAGAGAGAGTTTCTGGAAAAAGATGACGTACGCAGCCCATTTGTTCTTGCCACTTTGCTCCTGGCAGGAGTTGTTTTGGTTCTCATTGGAGCCCTTTTGAGAAGTAAACTGAGAAGAAGAACTGAGTATCAAGTGCTGTGA
- the CUZD1 gene encoding CUB and zona pellucida-like domain-containing protein 1 isoform X2 gives MLQSKREIEAPPGNTTQGERTTYGDQCGGFLSNPSGSFSSPYYLGNGLITQCVWQIQIEYNRIVLVFSYVSLNCFQEFIEIYDGPLYASPLLGKICNGSNLSYVSSSNTLTVLLRRDSYNSEYGFSAYYNSLFPELPPSSASGTTVPPGNTTQGERTTYGDQCGGFLSNPSGSFSSPYYPGNGLITQCVWQIQIEYNRIVLVFSYVSLNCFQEFIEIYDGPLYASPLLGKICNGSNLSYVSSSNTLTVLLRRDSYNSEYGFSAYYTSLFSELPPSSASGTTVPPGNTTQGERTTYALPSTPQTTINSINGSCGGYLSTASGSFSSPFFPENYPVNVQCVWRIEVKNNYYIRLIFKHLELEVSYNCAYDFVEVYDGPLNTSPLGRICDGSNYTFTSSSNTMTVLFSSDFSYTRSGFSAYYDSFPEKNNDTALACSGQYMLAVINRSYLQSLGYNAWDVYLNDSSCGPQQITETYVIFNIPFNGCGTIRQVKNNTIMYSNVIRTSPSGYIITRKSNFQFHVTCTMNQDTMVEIMYVAKGDTDISEAQHGRYDVNISFYESSNFSNPVYNSPYYVDLNQDLFLQATLYSSDSNLVMFTDTCVASPYSDGFTNLTYVLIRNGCVRDSTYSSYYSPMGYIVRFKFNAFKFLNRHATIYLQCKIVVCRAYDYSSRCYQGCLARRKRDTSPYQEKLDVVVGPVQRKKETNEDRKADPHKREFLEKDDVRSPFVLATLLLAGVVLVLIGALLRSKLRRRTEYQVL, from the exons ATGCTGCAGAGCAAGAGAGAAATAGAAG CTCCACCTGGAAATACAACACAGGGAGAACGTACTACGTATG GAGATCAGTGTGGTGGCTTCCTCTCAAATCCATCTGGGTCGTTTTCTAGCCCGTATTACCTTGGAAACGGTCTCATCACACAGTGTGTCTGGCAAATACAAATAGAATACAATCGCATAGTACTAGTCTTCTCTTATGTCAG TTTGAACTGCTTTCAGGAATTTATTGAAATCTATGATGGACCCCTCTATGCATCCCCCTTACTTGGGAAAATCTGTAATGGGTCAAATCTCAGCTATGTATCATCTTCAAACACACTGACAGTTCTATTACGCAGAGACTCCTATAACTCGGAATATGGGTTTTCTGCTTATTATAACTCTCTGTTCCCAG AGCTTCCTCCATCTAGTGCATCGGGGACAACAg TTCCACCTGGAAATACAACACAGGGAGAACGTACTACGTATG GAGATCAGTGTGGTGGCTTCCTCTCAAATCCATCTGGGTCGTTTTCTAGCCCATATTACCCTGGAAACGGTCTCATCACACAGTGTGTCTGGCAAATACAAATAGAATACAATCGCATAGTACTAGTCTTCTCTTATGTCAG TTTGAACTGCTTTCAGGAATTTATTGAAATCTATGATGGACCCCTGTATGCATCCCCCTTACTTGGGAAAATCTGTAATGGGTCAAATCTCAGCTATGTATCATCTTCAAACACACTGACAGTTCTATTACGCAGAGACTCCTATAACTCGGAATATGGGTTTTCTGCTTATTATACCTCTCTGTTCTCAG AGCTTCCTCCATCTAGTGCATCGGGGACAACAg TTCCACCTGGAAATACAACACAGGGAGAACGTACTACGTATG CTCTTCCAAGTACTCCACAGACCACTATAAATT caataaATGGCTCGTGTGGTGGCTACCTTTCCACCGCTTCTGGATCATTCTCTAGTCCATTCTTTCCTGAAAACTATCCAGTGAATGTACAATGTGTCTGGAGAATAGAAGTCAAGAACAATTATTATATCAGACTCATCTTTAAGCATCTTGA GCTAGAAGTTTCATATAATTGTGCTTATGACTTTGTTGAAGTCTATGATGGTCCTCTGAATACATCTCCTCTTGGGAGGATTTGTGATGGTTCAAATTACACATTTACATCATCTTCAAATACAATGACTGTTCTGTTTTCAAGTGACTTTAGTTATACAAGAAGTGGATTCAGTGCTTACTATGATTCATTTCCAGAAAAGAACAATGATACAG CGCTGGCATGTTCTGGACAATATATGCTTGCAGTCATTAACAGAAGCTATCTGCAGTCATTGGGCTACAATGCTTGGGATGTTTATCTGAATGACTCCTCCTGTGGGCCACAACAGATCACGGAAACCTATGTTATATTCAACATACCTTTTAATGGATGTGGTACAATAAGACAG GTGAAAAATAACACTATCATGTATTCCAATGTAATCAGAACATCTCCTTCTGGTTATATTATCACAAGGAAAAGCAACTTTCAGTTTCACGTTACCTGCACAATGAACCAGGACACAATGGTAGAAATAATGTATGTTGCCAAAGGTGATACTGACATAAGTGAAGCCCAGCATGGCAGATATGACGTgaatatttcattttatgaatCATCAAATTTCTCAAATCCAGTTTACAATTCCCCATACTATGTTGACCTAAACCAGGATTTATTCCTTCAAGCCACTCTCTACAGTTCCGATTCAAACCTGGTGATGTTTACCGATACATGCGTGGCATCTCCATATTCTGATGGCTTCACAAACCTGACTTATGTTTTAATCAGGAATGG ATGTGTAAGAGATTCCACCTACAGCTCATACTATTCACCAATGGGATACATTGTTCGTTTCAAATTCAATGCCTTCAAGTTTCTCAACAGACATGCTACCATTTACTTGCAGTGCAAGATAGTTGTATGCAGGGCATATGATTATTCTTCTCGATGCTATCAGGGATGTTTAGCGAGGCGCAAGAGGGATACAAGTCCTTACCAGGAAAAACTAGATGTTGTTGTGGGGCCAGTCCAGCGTAAAAAAGAAACCAATGAGGACAGAAAAGCTG ACCCACACAAGAGAGAGTTTCTGGAAAAAGATGACGTACGCAGCCCATTTGTTCTTGCCACTTTGCTCCTGGCAGGAGTTGTTTTGGTTCTCATTGGAGCCCTTTTGAGAAGTAAACTGAGAAGAAGAACTGAGTATCAAGTGCTGTGA